The genomic region TATAAATTAACAGTTGTTTGTGTAAATTTGTTAGCATAAAAATAGGATGAGATGCAGCATATTGTTATTTCGCTGCTACTCTATAAATTGGGTTCTGACTACCAGAAGTGTCTCCAATCATCCTGCCAGAGGTCATTCCATTCATCCCACCAGGACTTGTCCTGTTTATCAGATGGTACTTTGATTGTCAGAGTCGTATCTTTGATTAATACCTCAACTTGATGGCCTGATGAATCACTTATTATCACATTTTTCAGACTAATAGTTGATGTACTGGTAGCCTGCTCTTTTGCAGTCATTGTGATTCTTGCAAAAGACCCGGATTCTAAGATGCTCACAGGGCCCAATACCACACCATAAATATCAGAAAGTATTCCTGCGGTGTTGTCTATGTTTCCATAATTGCTAAATGTTGGATCTCCATTTGAATCTAAGAAGTCGCCCTTAGATACTTTATTCACCTGTATCTTTGAGCTGTCAAACTCAATATCGAACTGTAATCCGGCAATTCCTGTATCCGGCACTATGAGCACATCTACTGTGAAATTCTCACCTGGTGTAACAATCTGAGTTGACGGTTCAAGTGTTACGTATGTTGCACTCGAATTGAAACAACCAAAAACGAGAATTGATAAAAATATTCCAATTATTGTAATGTATTTGATGTTGAATACCCCACGTTTCAGTACATCAATATCTAAACCATATATAATTATGTGTGCAATTGAATAATAATATATTTATTGTGATTAACATCCTTCTTTTGGTATTTTGACGCATCACATTTTTTCCTTAACACTACATACTGAACCCATCTTCATTTTCCAATAATCGCCAAAGCGCAACCATTATACCCCTGCAACCACTTTTTCACCCTATATTCAAAAAAGCATGGACTATGTGGACCTCTGCACTACTTGATGTGCAAATCCTGAAATATCATAGTAAAGT from Methanolobus tindarius DSM 2278 harbors:
- a CDS encoding cohesin domain-containing protein, with protein sequence MYYYSIAHIIIYGLDIDVLKRGVFNIKYITIIGIFLSILVFGCFNSSATYVTLEPSTQIVTPGENFTVDVLIVPDTGIAGLQFDIEFDSSKIQVNKVSKGDFLDSNGDPTFSNYGNIDNTAGILSDIYGVVLGPVSILESGSFARITMTAKEQATSTSTISLKNVIISDSSGHQVEVLIKDTTLTIKVPSDKQDKSWWDEWNDLWQDDWRHFW